The following proteins are co-located in the Odocoileus virginianus isolate 20LAN1187 ecotype Illinois unplaced genomic scaffold, Ovbor_1.2 Unplaced_Scaffold_18, whole genome shotgun sequence genome:
- the PNMA6E gene encoding paraneoplastic antigen Ma6E, which translates to MVMPLALLRDWCRWMGVNEERSLLLLGIPDDCEDQEFRDAVQAALGPLGRYRVLGKIFRKELGSKIALVEFAEYLSRSLIPRQIPGKGGPWYVVCLPQAPDAESQDRPNFPAQPQRRAVVGRVGEARATGDVGGIGEMGVSGEEEATGDVGGTGEVGAAGEEGATGDIGGTGEEGATGDVGGTGEVRAAGEEGATGDVGGTGEVGVSGEEGAAGYVGGTGEVRAAGEEGATGDVGGTGKIGAAGEEGTSSEEGTSSEEGTSSEEGTSSEEGTSSENGPTGEEGAAGMEGATGEIEDAGEEGAAGMEGAAGENGHTGEAGASSENGSTCEDGATEEEGAAGESGAAGEAGATGEGGAGFEGRAPCEAEATSEADGTGEADTEDEEGAADEAGGIGEADIADEEGTVDESGAPGEAGTADEEGAAGEAGAGVEAGLASEAGATGEAGTADEAGAASEAGAEGEARAEDEAGTSDEEGAAGDTGVAGVAGSLSMAGAAGEAGVPMEAAASGIAGAMDEPRAQSPQWHLALEPVLENMGYQELRTFSGMEEPGEGEESFESWLDHANDMLYLWRHVTEMERRRRLVESLGGPALDLLCSLLAEDPNLAAQDCLMALVEAFGSKDPRVNARLKFMTCAQRPQESLFAFVMRLEGLLQSALGKGAMHPAIADQLRARQVLMRARPNSLMQNKLKRMRMERRAPSFVAMLQLIRETEAWETDPAMGEQFPVEEEAHGVLGDLAAALAYTIITEGAAAGGSEPFPASGGISAQVALSKEGGVEALPAREEASKAVGSSTEVAQAAAEARGATRAASAPGETTQEDGRAPGLPGLGQAAPSEALWGPATARMGRASPVVPGSPGWEPEGLPQAGDQEAEEPPKKGLKPIPEEPGNEEGAVEMSPPRFSSGQ; encoded by the coding sequence ATGGTGATGCCACTGGCGCTGCTGCGAGACTGGTGCAGGTGGATGGGAGTGAATGAGGAGCGCTCTCTGCTCCTCCTGGGCATCCCAGATGACTGCGAAGACCAAGAATTCAGGGATGCTGTGCAGGCTGCCCTGGGCCCCCTGGGCAGATACCGAGTGCTGGGCAAGATCTTCAGAAAGGAGCTGGGGTCGAAGATTGCTTTGGTTGAGTTTGCCGAGTATTTAAGCCGAAGCTTGATCCCTCGACAAATACCAGGCAAAGGGGGGCCCTGGTATGTTGTCTGCCTGCCCCAGGCCCCTGATGCTGAGTCACAGGATAGACCCAATTTCCCTGCACAGCCCCAGAGACGAGCAGTGGTTGGTAGGGTAGGTGAGGCAAGAGCCACAGGTGATGTTGGAGGAATAGGTGAGATGGGAGTCTCAGGTGAGGAGGAAGCCACAGGTGATGTTGGAGGAACAGGTGAGGTAGGAGCAGCAGGTGAGgagggagccacaggagacattgGAGGAACAGGTGAGGAGGGAGCCACAGGTGATGTTGGAGGAACAGGTGAGGTGAGAGCAGCAGGTGAGGAGGGAGCCACAGGTGATGTTGGAGGAACAGGTGAGGTGGGAGTCTCAGGTGAGGAGGGAGCTGCAGGTTATGTTGGAGGAACAGGTGAGGTGAGAGCAGCAGGTGAGGAGGGAGCCACAGGTGATGTTGGAGGAACAGGTAAGATAGGAGCAGCAGGTGAGGAGGGCACCTCAAGTGAGGAGGGAACCTCAAGTGAGGAGGGCACCTCAAGTGAGGAGGGAACCTCAAGCGAGGAGGGAACCTCAAGTGAGAATGGACCCACAGGTGAGGAGGGAGCTGCAGGTATGGAGGGAGCTACAGGTGAGATAGAAGATGCAGGTGAGGAGGGAGCTGCAGGTATGGAGGGAGCTGCAGGTGAGAATGGACACACAGGTGAGGCAGGAGCCTCAAGTGAGAATGGATCCACCTGTGAGGATGGAGCCACAGAAGAGGAGGGAGCCGCAGGGGAGTCAGGAGCAGCAGGGGAGGCAGGAGCAAcaggggagggaggagctggCTTCGAGGGACGAGCTCCCTGTGAGGCAGAAGCTACCAGTGAGGCAGATGGTACAGGTGAGGCAGACACTGAAGATGAGGAAGGGGCTGCAGATGAGGCAGGTGGTATAGGTGAAGCAGACATTGCAGATGAGGAAGGGACTGTAGATGAGTCAGGAGCTCCAGGTGAGGCAGGCACTGCAGATGAAGAAGGGGCTGCAGGTGAGGCAGGAGCTGGCGTTGAGGCAGGACTTGCAAGTGAAGCAGGAGCTACAGGTGAGGCAGGCACTGCAGATGAGGCCGGGGCGGCCAGTGAGGCAGGAGCTGAGGGTGAGGCCAGAGCTGAAGATGAAGCAGGAACATCTGATGAGGAGGGAGCGGCAGGTGATACGGGAGTTGCAGGTGTGGCCGGATCTCTGAGCATGGCAGGAGCGGCTGGGGAGGCAGGAGTTCCCATGGAGGCTGCAGCTTCAGGCATCGCTGGAGCCATGGATGAGCCACGGGCCCAGTCCCCACAGTGGCATCTGGCCTTGGAGCCTGTGCTAGAGAATATGGGCTACCAGGAGCTGAGAACCTTCTCCGGAATGGAAGAGCCGGGTGAAGGGGAAGAGTCCTTTGAGAGCTGGCTGGATCATGCCAACGATATGCTGTACCTGTGGCGCCACGTGACCGAGATGGAGcggaggaggaggctggtggagagCTTGGGGGGTCCGGCGCTGGATCTCCTGTGCAGCCTCCTGGCAGAAGATCCCAACTTGGCAGCCCAGGATTGCCTGATGGCGCTGGTGGAGGCGTTCGGGAGCAAGGATCCCCGGGTGAACGCTCGGCTGAAGTTCATGACGTGTGCCCAGCGGCCCCAGGAGAGCCTCTTTGCCTTTGTGATGCGCCTGGAAGGCCTGCTGCAGTCGGCCCTGGGCAAGGGGGCCATGCACCCAGCCATCGCAGATCAGCTGCGTGCCCGGCAGGTGCTCATGCGGGCCCGGCCCAACAGCCTGATGCAGAACAAGCTGAAGAGGATGCGGATGGAGAGAAGAGCCCCCAGCTTCGTGGCGATGCTGCAGCTCATCCGGGAGACCGAGGCCTGGGAGACCGACCCAGCAATGGGTGAGCAGTTCCCAGTGGAGGAGGAGGCCCATGGGGTCCTCGGAGACCTGGCGGCTGCCCTGGCCTATACGATCATCACCGAGGGCGCAGCTGCAGGTGGAAGTGAGCCCTTCCCAGCCAGTGGAGGTATCTCTGCCCAGGTTGCCCTTTCCAAGGAAGGTGGCGTCGAGGCCCTCCCAGCACGTGAAGAGGCCAGTAAGGCAGTTGGCAGCAGCACTGAGGTTGCCCAGGCTGCTGCTGAAGCCCGTGGTgccaccagggcagcctctgCCCCTGGGGAGACCACTCAGGAAGATGGAAGGGCTCCCGGCCTCCCGGGCCTAGGTCAGGCGGCACCCTCAGAGGCCCTTTGGGGCCCTGCCACTGCCAGGATgggcagggcttccccggtggtcccaGGAAGTCCTGGCTGGGAGCCAGAGGGTCTCCCCCAGGCAGGAGACCAGGAGGCCGAGGAGCCCCCCAAGAAGGGGCTCAAGCCCATCCCAGAGGAGCCAGGAAATGAGGAAGGGGCTGTGGAGATGAGCCCCCCAAGGTTCTCCTCTGGTCAATAG
- the LOC110132243 gene encoding large ribosomal subunit protein eL34-like produces MVQHLAYRCRLSYNTASNKTRLSRTPGNRIVYLYTKKVGKAPKSACGVCPGRLRGVLAVRPKVLMRLSKTKKHVSRAYGGSMCDRIKRAFLIEKQKIVVKVLKAQAQSQKAK; encoded by the coding sequence ATGGTGCAGCATCTTGCATACCGTTGTAGGCTGTCCTACAATACAGCCTCTAACAAAACCAGGCTGTCCCGAACCCCTGGTAATAGAATTGTTTACCTTTATACCAAGAAGGTTGGGAAAGCACCAAAATCCGCATGTGGTGTGTGCCCAGGCCGACTTAGAGGCGTTCTTGCTGTGAGACCTAAAGTTCTCATGAGGTTGTCTAAAACGAAGAAACATGTCAGCCGAGCCTATGGTGGGTCCATGTGTGACAGAATCAAGCGCGCTTTCCTTATTGAGAAGCAGAAGATTGTTGTGAAAGTGTTGAAAGCACAAGCACAGAGTCAGAAAGCTAAATAG
- the ZFP92 gene encoding LOW QUALITY PROTEIN: zinc finger protein 92 homolog (The sequence of the model RefSeq protein was modified relative to this genomic sequence to represent the inferred CDS: deleted 1 base in 1 codon) has product MAAMLPTARPKVPVSFEDLAVYFTKAEWNLLDHRQKKLYKQVMLENYDNLESVGLSFSKPQLVIQLEQGEEPWVADVNRITTGMQAGDRMNSKLTISKENNCPKELLGANLQVGNMGQVAGQSEETLEHRQKSACCPQTGSSRGDPPGEKDQGSSPGEGREMQGRSCGGRQDLVVRERVSKTWKRQFVCQQCGKSFARKSNLVKHRVIHNDEKCFKCGECGKLFRRNFSLLEHQCIHSGEKPYVCGECGKAFTRGSNLIKHQISHTGEKPYRCDECGKRFGRNFTLIEHQRIHSGERPYSCDVCGKAFSRSCNLTEHQGTHSSEKPFIFSQCTKAFKGMSQLIHHQRVHKGEKPFMCKECGKAFQGRSGLSQHHGVHTGEKPYECSECGKTFSRRANLFKHQIVHTEERPYRCQECGKAFRHCSAFLKHWRTHIRPRPCACGHCDDCNQASKEKPQPDQQPRIHQNLLEGNSSEMEPACLGLQRATAESHPENENHLQDSSCATAPSTAI; this is encoded by the exons ATGGCGGCCATGCTCCCGACAGCCAGACCCAAG GTGCCAGTATCGTTTGAGGATCTTGCCGTGTACTTCACCAAGGCAGAATGGAATCTTCTGGATCATAGACAAAAGAAGCTGTACAAGCAAGTGATGCTAGAGAATTACGACAATTTGGAGTCAGTGG GATTGTCGTTCTCCAAGCCTCAGCTGGTCATCCAGCTAGAGCAAGGAGAGGAACCATGGGTAGCAGATGTCAACAGGATCACCACAGGGATGCAGGCAG GTGACAGGATGAATAGCAAGCTGACAATTTCAAAGGAGAATAATTGTCCAAAAGAACTCCTAGGGGCCAATCTTCAGGTTGGCAACATGGGCCAGGTAGCCGGGCAGTCAGAGGAAACACTTGAGCACAGGCAGAAAAGTGCCTGTTGTCCACAGACAGGTTCCAGCAGGGGTGACCCTCCTGGGGAGAAAGACCAAGGCAGCTCCCCAGGTGAGGGAAGAGAGATGCAGGGAAGAAGCTGCGGAGGTAGGCAGGATTTGGTTGTAAGGGAG CGAGTTTCAAAGACATGGAAGAGGCAGTTCGTGTGTCAGCAGTGTGGGAAATCCTTTGCCCGGAAATCCAACCTCGTCAAACACCGAGTCATCCATAATGACGAGAAGTGCTTTAAGTGTGGTGAGTGTGGGAAACTCTTTCGACGCAACTTCTCACTCCTGGAGCACCAGTGCATCCACAGTGGTGAGAAGCCCTATGTATGTGGCGAGTGTGGAAAGGCTTTCACACGTGGCTCCAACCTCATCAAGCACCAGATTAGCCACACTGGCGAGAAGCCCTATAGGTGTGATGAGTGTGGGAAACGCTTTGGGCGCAACTTCACACTCATAGAGCACCAGCGCATCCACAGTGGCGAGCGGCCCTACTCCTGTGATGTGTGCGGCAAGGCCTTCAGCAGGAGCTGCAACCTCACTGAGCACCAAGGCAcgcacagcagtgagaagcccttcATATTCAGCCAGTGCACAAAAGCCTTCAAGGGCATGTCCCAGCTCATTCACCACCAGCGTGTCCACAAGGGAGAGAAGCCATTCATGTGCAAGGAGTGTGGAAAGGCCTTCCAGGGGCGCTCAGGCCTCAGCCAGCACCATGGGGTGCACACCGGTGAGAAGCCCTATGAGTGCAGTGAGTGTGGGAAGACCTTCAGCCGGCGAGCCAACCTCTTCAAGCACCAGATAGTGCACACTGAGGAGAGACCCTACAGGTGTCAAGAGTGCGGGAAGGCGTTCCGCCACTGCTCTGCCTTCCTGAAGCACTGGCGCACCCACATCCGCCCACGGCCCTGTGCCTGCGGCCACTGTGATGACTGCAACCAGGCCTCCAAGGAGAAACCACAGCCTGACCAGCAGCCGAGAATTCACCAGAACCTCTTGGAGGGGAACAGCTCAGAGATGGAACCGGCCTGCCTGGGCCTCCAAAGAGCCACTGCGGAGTCCCACCCAGAGAATGAGAATCACCTTCAAGACTCCAGCTGTGCCACTGCCCCCAGCACCGCCATCTGA